In Streptomyces sp. 840.1, one DNA window encodes the following:
- a CDS encoding DUF485 domain-containing protein produces the protein MATDAPPPEGSTETGPAQPTTEAFLAEQESAEFGELRRAHRSFAFPLTIAFVLWYLLYVLLSNYAGGFMGTKVYSNFNVAFVFGLAQFLTTFLIAWFYSRHANAKLDPKAEAIKSRMEADV, from the coding sequence GTGGCTACCGATGCACCGCCGCCCGAGGGCAGTACGGAGACAGGGCCGGCCCAGCCCACGACCGAGGCCTTCCTCGCGGAGCAGGAGAGCGCGGAATTCGGCGAACTGCGCCGCGCGCACCGTTCGTTCGCCTTCCCGCTGACCATCGCCTTCGTCCTCTGGTACCTGCTGTACGTACTGCTGTCCAACTACGCCGGCGGCTTCATGGGCACCAAGGTGTACAGCAACTTCAACGTGGCCTTCGTCTTCGGTCTCGCCCAGTTCCTCACTACCTTCCTCATCGCCTGGTTCTACTCGCGGCACGCCAACGCGAAGCTGGACCCGAAGGCCGAGGCCATCAAGTCCCGTATGGAGGCCGACGTATGA
- a CDS encoding cation acetate symporter, with amino-acid sequence MSAAYHSHTAVLAASSTTEHRPLIITLFAVFVAATLGITVWAGRQTKSASDFYAGGRQFTAFQNGLAVSGDYMSAASFLGIAGAIALFGYDGFLYSIGFLVAWLVALLLVAEPLRNSGRYTMGDVLAYRMRQRPVRTAAGVSTIIVSIFYLLAQMAGAGVLVSLLLGITSDAGKILIVALVGVLMIVYVTIGGMKGTTWVQMVKAVLLIAGAILMTFMVLWKFDFNVSDLLGTAAEKSGHGASFLEPGLKYGATGTSKLDFLSLGIALVLGTAGLPHILIRFYTVPTAKAARKSVNWAIGIIGAFYLMTIALGFGAAALIGPKEIIAKNPAGNAAAPQLAEYLGGVGSTGGAVMLAVISAVAFATILAVVAGLTLASSSSFAHDIYANVIRKGKATEKEEMRAARWATVFIGAAAILLGAFARDMNVAGLVALAFAVAASANLPTLLYSLFWKRFTTQGALWSIYGGLAASVILVLFSPVVSGNEKTSMFKGVDFAWFPLENPGLISIPLGFLLGWIGSLLSKEEPDKGKYAELEVKSLTGIGAH; translated from the coding sequence ATGAGCGCCGCGTACCACTCCCACACCGCCGTACTCGCCGCCTCCTCCACCACCGAGCACCGGCCGCTGATCATCACGCTCTTCGCGGTCTTCGTCGCCGCGACGCTCGGCATCACCGTCTGGGCCGGCCGGCAGACCAAGAGCGCCTCCGACTTCTACGCGGGCGGCCGCCAGTTCACCGCCTTCCAGAACGGACTCGCGGTCTCCGGCGACTACATGTCCGCCGCCTCGTTCCTCGGCATCGCCGGAGCCATCGCCCTTTTCGGCTACGACGGCTTCCTCTACTCGATCGGCTTCCTCGTCGCCTGGCTGGTCGCGCTGCTCCTGGTGGCCGAACCGCTGCGCAACTCGGGCCGCTACACCATGGGCGACGTCCTCGCCTACCGGATGCGGCAGCGCCCCGTACGCACCGCGGCGGGCGTATCCACGATCATCGTCTCGATCTTCTACCTGCTGGCGCAGATGGCGGGAGCGGGAGTTCTGGTCTCACTGCTCCTCGGCATCACCAGCGACGCCGGAAAGATCCTCATCGTTGCGCTGGTCGGCGTACTGATGATCGTGTACGTCACCATCGGCGGCATGAAGGGCACCACCTGGGTGCAGATGGTCAAGGCCGTACTGCTCATCGCGGGCGCCATCCTGATGACCTTCATGGTGCTGTGGAAGTTCGACTTCAACGTCTCCGACCTGCTGGGCACCGCCGCGGAGAAGAGCGGCCACGGCGCCTCGTTCCTGGAGCCCGGACTCAAGTACGGCGCCACCGGCACCTCGAAGCTGGACTTCCTCTCCCTCGGCATCGCCCTGGTACTGGGCACCGCGGGCCTGCCGCACATCCTGATCCGCTTCTACACGGTGCCGACGGCCAAGGCCGCCCGTAAGTCGGTCAACTGGGCCATCGGCATCATCGGCGCGTTCTACCTGATGACGATCGCGCTCGGATTCGGCGCCGCGGCCCTCATCGGCCCGAAGGAGATCATCGCGAAGAACCCGGCGGGCAACGCGGCGGCCCCGCAGCTCGCCGAGTACCTCGGCGGGGTCGGCTCCACCGGCGGCGCCGTCATGCTCGCCGTCATCTCCGCCGTCGCCTTCGCCACCATCCTCGCCGTCGTCGCGGGCCTCACCCTCGCCTCCTCGTCCTCCTTCGCGCACGACATCTACGCCAACGTCATCCGCAAGGGAAAGGCCACCGAGAAGGAGGAGATGAGGGCCGCCCGCTGGGCCACCGTCTTCATCGGCGCCGCCGCGATCCTGCTCGGCGCCTTCGCCCGCGACATGAACGTCGCCGGTCTGGTGGCGCTCGCCTTCGCCGTCGCCGCCTCGGCCAACCTGCCCACGCTCCTCTACAGCCTCTTCTGGAAGCGCTTCACCACCCAGGGCGCGCTGTGGTCGATCTACGGCGGTCTGGCCGCCTCGGTGATCCTCGTGCTGTTCTCGCCGGTCGTCTCCGGAAACGAGAAGACCTCGATGTTCAAGGGCGTCGACTTCGCCTGGTTCCCGCTGGAGAACCCCGGCCTGATCTCGATCCCGCTGGGCTTCCTGCTCGGCTGGATCGGCTCCCTGCTGTCGAAGGAGGAGCCGGACAAGGGCAAGTACGCCGAGCTGGAGGTCAAGTCCCTCACCGGCATCGGAGCCCACTGA
- the moaA gene encoding GTP 3',8-cyclase MoaA gives MLIDTYDRVATDLRVSLTDRCNLRCTYCMPEEGLQWLAKPDLLSDDEIVRLVRIAVTQLGITEVRFTGGEPLLRPGLVSIVEQCAALEPRPKMSITTNGIGLKRTAAALKAAGLDRVNVSLDTLRPDVFKALTRRDRHHDVLAGLEAAREAGLTPVKVNTVLMPGLNGDEAPDLLAWAVDNAYELRFIEQMPLDAQHGWKRDGMITAGDILESLRTRFELAPEGRDERGSAPAERWLVDGGPHRVGVIASVTRPFCRACDRTRLTADGQVRTCLFAREETDLRGALRSEAPDKEIARIWRLAMWGKKAGSGLDDPSFLQPDRPMSAIGG, from the coding sequence ATGCTCATCGACACCTATGACCGGGTCGCCACCGACCTGCGCGTATCACTCACCGACCGGTGCAACCTGCGCTGTACGTACTGCATGCCCGAGGAGGGCCTGCAGTGGCTGGCCAAGCCGGACCTGCTGAGTGACGACGAGATCGTCAGGCTCGTCCGCATCGCCGTCACGCAGCTCGGCATCACCGAAGTCCGCTTCACCGGCGGGGAGCCGCTGCTGCGCCCCGGACTCGTCTCCATCGTCGAGCAGTGCGCCGCCCTGGAGCCCCGCCCGAAGATGTCGATCACCACCAACGGGATCGGGCTGAAGCGCACTGCCGCCGCGCTCAAGGCCGCAGGCCTTGACCGGGTCAACGTCTCGCTGGACACCCTGCGCCCCGACGTGTTCAAGGCCCTCACCCGCCGCGACCGGCACCACGACGTGCTGGCCGGCCTCGAAGCCGCCCGGGAGGCCGGGCTCACCCCGGTCAAGGTCAACACCGTCCTGATGCCGGGGCTCAACGGCGACGAGGCACCCGACCTGCTCGCCTGGGCCGTGGACAACGCCTACGAGCTCCGCTTCATCGAGCAGATGCCGCTCGACGCACAGCACGGCTGGAAGCGCGACGGAATGATCACAGCAGGTGACATCCTGGAATCGCTGCGCACCCGCTTCGAGCTCGCCCCCGAGGGGCGGGACGAGCGCGGCTCCGCCCCCGCCGAGCGCTGGCTGGTCGACGGCGGCCCGCACCGGGTCGGCGTCATCGCCTCCGTCACCCGGCCGTTCTGCCGGGCCTGCGACCGTACCCGGCTCACCGCCGACGGCCAGGTGCGCACCTGCCTGTTCGCCCGCGAGGAGACCGACCTGCGCGGCGCCCTGCGGTCGGAGGCTCCGGACAAGGAGATCGCCCGGATCTGGCGGCTCGCGATGTGGGGCAAGAAGGCCGGATCGGGCCTGGACGACCCCTCCTTCCTCCAGCCCGACCGCCCGATGTCGGCGATCGGCGGGTAG